In Mercenaria mercenaria strain notata chromosome 13, MADL_Memer_1, whole genome shotgun sequence, a single window of DNA contains:
- the LOC123528711 gene encoding uncharacterized protein LOC123528711 isoform X2: MSQSVTLPSSQKSGEQGILRILRQSVKDLGRLTKADSVAHRKESDEFKHGELNENKPVFEKKCTDVFNLKGVNGQSTSKEAGIKIATKAIEPDKNVENFHGKGFKSGPTFKGFSHRKGGKNKTRYQSKEKRWTNKGQINLAIKNESNSNRNEGEIGTGGHNEDKQEFFKNVIGEVEVEVKEGFLNKTSVSQFEDWDKELHTNIESCNVQSLPADLLSSENWIDKLQIGFSDGLENCYKSVSQTDINNNPVELDNAEVSCKNQDLTCVKNINFVKSESEQIATDCITNDLKYDVSTQEKTEPFVKELKCIDLETDPFEFKNNKEFTADEQCIPFHSTPKKISTEGCSVREVEKELGTETQVSASSVPVTVEQAKTQVKVNFEALIDKVESDICLKKEGDSSENSSSMRKSRGLARSSDGRDHQFRNNPSQHLPLIKRKNSTEFETPPRFKANVVEVKKIEQADGSFMSENIRDFKQNPYRNRLCRQGIERRGYGNTAYHDYQSKNYSRNFERARHAQECRKYVHQKVHLDSDSCMISLLDSNVKTPEKFKSSWNGSRERGIDQTNKSLWKIPVSEDWTSELEATNDEPSLNVDVTKSLSENERRKDEYIERTNEDLQHERQEREYETEKVEEYFDKEQKHTSKEENLSKRGIVDNDNHVVPYLPPSPPVCWPEKEITVKEESARQKEISVEEEKPTKKEIPFEAESSLRKDTAVMEKISLKSEIQSVQDSSEDQCNDTSCLGMNDDLSNEKLAASQTQALYLPPVPLEVIESGDEISWTNENYGKYSTIDESEIIDENSNKGIINLKSEEENRPSDSVQTETSRELNYDNKFIAIGRNKPGDSEEHVSAEQDDDHLGVSIPENTASAIGNENNDDIWKGSEGLGRKDVAEDSSSLSSIYARRDGACVYSGNGNMTSEADVSDLPFDESKAWENDGSGGFCCDKSVEEGVDFESGNLNTEVEQTGYEEYRQTYEQYARYWYKQNAMNADYLQKGQFGPWHPNYPYNYEAYRRWCEHIQMNYYWEMYNRQMQCGSQMPYYWCAEPYSCQDENMEMENHNVGNAVGDKLAGTGEEIDTKIAENRKDSRKAGQSLKNGHQGKTKQIDSSKDLLENPEGINLIPDYWCERMHQWVNQSPEVTNKHDLVDTFSLSECSSEQIKTDLGKVEPVESTGSVLDNSKMKTAQSVQKSSSSCCDKIVKSKDMGIEKTNLKTIENDKDTKVEPKCTCKPSQVQFMLWRSCECEAGKPTRLHKILSPGTVEPSFDLGYQSYESLEHDESSVSKQVDGKAPGFVIQPLCSTPTTQNSDIELSKNKKGMEDSDFQSRSHLDTNRLTLSQLENSSHQKMSSQQPSLKSLIQLQNEKFGYECHDSSGGKNETINKKEHTMFPNVNNNNEASLDMNNQYCKLPTCLSNAAQHLSKASSAIERASVAERIQDNLIATLGSAIDKKITENQQAIERNCTLEGFQGQGNNFREGENIENTLGSTNKEKKENKKSETSVMEMRPLRSDSREKGKVLKNFEVDVNKMPMRGENRMTSFVFEDNQSFGRKTSAKEHAADQSLRLYNYESSSGDCSETSGDENIKFAAFSQSPQISDNEEWTSRTSVMVGKLCDYSGSSEIHKDNNVRRIRNELPSYDIDDCEIPVNEMMESKREKVAVSSGQFDRAEQEDANRPRMLCRPRSPYSVHPPPYRGGAYRPRLRPFSHMEQWPMDPRILSMPPPPPPLQWPPPSTVYQMFGRGFAYGPNTPWESPPGPVYNEPPTDYRMYEEENAKAYARFPQPAPYCHSTDRDGSTVPTNHSPIDEKNKPSATPKARSSIKIVDYGSSDDSSSEIEPFDVNILCKTEEEINSKYGNQLKHTPKKLKKDRDDDSSSIDSADNNQKESRTKLYGKSTAAVKLSRGHTKTLKQKSLKSFSSNERQPPKKMLHDHTKKRTLSGIIAETAGKALKSEGRLDSDQVDAIAQEFPALGSEQEKQLPPFPPLPPVGNSPFWMYTPRSRPALNGKNEENEYNNSKSVSSSAVQPHRKRLPESPTSRYLFSPGQASGFYSPSETDSEATSIRSDWKTNFKLFHNFGVEYIDTHCHLDFLFSREGFKGSFKAYMDKHLETFPDMFKGCVAVFCNPNTFTPSGGLWLDVAKEPNVWIAMGCHPKMATDFTAAAELGLKKCLRHSKCIALGEIGLDYSGTFYQHAEVQKQVFRRQLKMALDLEKVLVIHCRQAESDCLEIMKEMVPRNWKIHCHCFTNEYKNAKLWIDAFPNLFIGVTPLVTYRTAKPTHDLARNIPINKLLLETDAPYFVPRCIPKEDLPLSNPGLAVTVAKEIAQYQELTVAAVLRQCRLNTKFMYGI, encoded by the exons ATGTCACAGTCAGTTACCTTGCCTAGTTCACAGAAATCTGGCGAACAAGGGATTTTACGTATTTTAAGACAATCAGTTAAAGACTTGGGACGCTTAACTAAAGCAGATTCTGTTGCTCATAGAAAGGAATCAGATGAGTTTAAACATGGAGAACTGAATGAAAATAAACCTGTCTTCGAAAAAAAGTGCACTGATGTATTCAATCTCAAAGGCGTAAATGGGCAGTCAACTAGTAAGGAAGCAGGTATAAAGATTGCTACAAAAGCAATAGAACCagataaaaatgtagaaaattttcACGGGAAAGGTTTTAAATCTGGACCAACTTTCAAAGGTTTTAGTCACAGAAAGGGTGGAAAGAACAAAACCAGATACCAATCAAAAGAGAAAAGATGGACAAATAAAGGACAGATCAATTTAGCAATAAAGAATGAATCAAATAGCAACAGAAATGAAGGTGAAATTGGCACAGGAGGACATAATGAAGataaacaagaattttttaaaaacgtGATAGGTGAGGTAGAAGTAGAAGTGAAGGAAGGCTTTTTGAATAAAACCAGTGTAAGTCAATTTGAAGATTGGGATAAAGAGTTGCATACTAACATTGAAAGTTGTAATGTACAAAGCTTACCAGCTGATTTGTTGAGCAGTGAGAATTGGATTGATAAGTTGCAAATTGGTTTTTCAGATGGTTTGGAAAATTGTTACAAAAGTGTTTCACAAACAGACATTAATAACAACCCTGTTGAATTAGATAATGCAGAGGTTTCTTGTAAAAATCAAGACCTAACttgtgtgaaaaacataaattttgtaaaatctgAATCAGAACAGATAGCAACGGATTGTATTACTAATGACTTAAAATATGATGTAAGTACTCAAGAAAAAACTGAACCTTTTGTGAAAGAGCTAAAGTGTATTGATTTGGAAACAGACccatttgaatttaaaaataacaaggaaTTTACTGCTGATGAACAGTGTATACCTTTTCATAGTACTCCTAAGAAAATATCAACTGAGGGTTGTTCTGTGCGAGAAGTTGAAAAGGAGTTAGGTACAGAAACACAAGTAAGTGCAAGCTCAGTGCCAGTGACTGTTGAGCAGGCTAAGACACAGGTAAAAGTCAATTTTGAGGCCTTGATAGACAAAGTAGAGTCAGACATCTGTTTGAAGAAGGAAGGAGACAGTTCTGAAAATTCAAGCAGTATGAGAAAAAGTAGAGGTTTGGCAAGATCATCTGATGGAAGAGATCATCAGTTTAGGAACAATCCATCACAGCATTTACcattgataaaaaggaaaaattccACAGAATTTGAAACACCACCTCGTTTCAAGGCCAATGTTGTTGAAGTTAAGAAGATAGAACAAGCGGATGGCAGTTTTATGAGTGAAAATATTCGTGACTTTAAGCAAAACCCTTACAGAAACAGACTTTGCAGACAGGGTATAGAAAGAAGAGGATATGGAAATACAGCTTATCATGATTATCAGTCAAAAAATTATTCAAGAAATTTTGAACGAGCTAGACATGCGCAAGAATGTAGAAAGTATGTTCATCAGAAAGTTCATTTGGACAGTGACAGTTGTATGATTTCATTACTAGACTCAAATGTAAAAACACCAGAAAAGTTCAAATCCTCATGGAACGGTTCTAGAGAAAGGGGCATTGATCAAACAAATAAGAGCCTGTGGAAGATACCAGTCTCAGAAGACTGGACTTCAGAGTTGGAAGCTACAAATGATGAACCAAGTTTAAATGTTGATGTTACTAAAAGTTTATCTGAAAATGAGAGAAGAAAAGATGAATATATAGAAAGAACAAATGAAGATCTGCAACATGAAAGACAGGAAAGAGAATATGAAACTGAAAAAGTTGAAGAatactttgataaagaacaaaaacATACTTCTAAAGAAGAGAATTTATCAAAAAGAGGAATTGTAGACAATGACAACCATGTAGTGCCCTATCTCCCACCATCACCACCAGTGTGTTGGCCAGAAAAAGAAATTACAGTGAAAGAAGAAAGTGCCCGACAGAAAGAAATTTCAGTGGAGGAAGAAAAACCAACGAAGAAAGAAATTCCATTTGAAGCAGAAAGTTCACTGAGAAAAGATACTGCAGTTATggaaaaaatttcattaaaaagtgaaattcaGAGTGTTCAAGACAGTTCAGAAGATCAGTGTAATGATACTTCTTGCTTAGGAATGAATGATGATTTATCAAATGAGAAATTGGCTGCTTCACAAACACAGGCACTCTATCTACCACCTGTACCTCTAGAAGTTATCGAGTCAGGAGATGAAATCAGTTGGACCAATGAAAACTATGGGAAATATTCAACTATTGATGAAAGTGAGATCATTGATGAAAACTCTAATAAGGGTATCATTAATTTGAAATCTGAAGAAGAGAATAGACCTAGTGACTCTGTTCAAACTGAGACAAGCAGAGAATTAAATTATGATAACAAATTCATTGCAATTGGTCGGAATAAACCAGGAGACTCCGAGGAACATGTCAGTGCAGAGCAAGATGATGATCACTTGGGTGTAAGCATTCCTGAAAATACTGCATCTGCTATTGGTAATGAGAATAATGATGACATTTGGAAAGGTAGTGAAGGCTTAGGTAGGAAAGATGTAGCTGAAGATAGTAGTTCATTAAGCTCAATTTACGCAAGAAGAGATGGTGCTTGTGTTTATTCTGGCAATGGAAATATGACAAGTGAGGCAGATGTTTCAGATTTGCCATTTGATGAAAGTAAAGCTTGGGAGAACGATGGAAGTGGTGGTTTCTGTTGTGATAAATCAGTTGAGGAAGGGGTGGATTTTGAATCTGGAAATTTGAATACTGAAGTAGAACAAACAGGTTATGAAGAATACAGACAAACCTATGAACAGTATGCAAGATACTGGTACAAGCAGAATGCCATGAATGCAGATTACTTACAGAAAGGACAGTTTGGTCCATGGCACCCAAACTACCCATACAACTATGAAGCATATCGCAGATGGTGTGAGCATATTCAGATGAATTATTATTGGGAGATGTATAACAGACAAATGCAGTGTGGTAGTCAGATGCCTTATTATTGGTGTGCTGAACCATACTCATGTCAAGATGAAAACATGGAAATGGAAAATCATAATGTTGGAAATGCAGTAGGAGATAAACTTGCTGGAACTGGAGAAGAAATAGACACCAAAATTGCAGAAAATAGAAAAGACAGTAGAAAGGCGGGTCAGAGTCTTAAAAACGGTCATCAAGGAAAGACAAAACAGATAGACAGTTCGAAAGATCTCTTGGAAAATCCTGAAGGCATAAACTTAATACCAGATTACTGGTGTGAACGGATGCATCAGTGGGTGAATCAGAGTCCTGAAGTAACGAATAAGCATGACCTTGTAGATACGTTTTCTTTATCTGAATGTAGCTCTGAACAGATTAAAACAGATCTAGGAAAGGTAGAGCCAGTAGAATCTACAGGGAGTGTTCTAGATAATAGCAAGATGAAAACTGCACAGTCTGTACAAAAGTCGAGCTCAAGTTGTTGTGACAAAATTGTTAAGTCAAAAGATATGGGAATTGAAAAGACCAATCTTAAAACCATAGAAAATGACAAGGATACCAAGGTAGAACCAAAATGTACATGCAAACCTTCTCAGGTGCAGTTCATGCTATGGAGAAGTTGTGAATGTGAGGCCGGCAAGCCAACCAGATTGCACAAGATCCTGTCTCCTGGCACAGTTGAGCCAAGTTTTGATTTGGGGTACCAGTCATATGAATCATTAG AACATGACGAATCTTCTGTGAGTAAACAAGTGGATGGTAAAGCTCCTGGATTTGTGATACAGCCTTTATGTTCGACTCCTACCACACAGAACAGTGACATTGAATTGTCGAAAAACAAGAAAG GTATGGAAGATTCTGACTTCCAGAGTAGGTCACACCTAGACACTAATAGGCTAACTCTCAGCCAATTAGAGAATAGTTCACACCAGAAAATGTCATCTCAGCAGCCATCTCTAAAGAGTTTGATACAGCTACAGAATGAGAAGTTTGGGTATGAATGTCATGATTCTTCTGGTggcaaaaatgaaacaattaataaaaaagaacacaCCATGTTTCCAAATGTTAATAATAACAATGAAGCATCCCTGGACATGAATAATCAGTACTGTAAGTTGCCCACTTGTCTTAGCAATGCAGCACAGCACCTTTCTAAGGCTAGCTCTGCTATTGAAAGAGCTTCAGTAGCAGAAAGGATTCAGGACAATCTGATAGCTACGTTAGGGTCAGCAATTGATAagaaaattactgaaaatcaACAAGCGATAGAAAGAAATTGTACTCTAGAAGGATTTCAGGGACAGGGCAACAACTTCAGAGAGggtgaaaatattgaaaatactttAGGAAgtacaaacaaagaaaagaaggaaaacaaAAAAAGCGAAACATCTGTCATGGAAATGAGACCATTGAGATCTGATTCTAGGGAAAAAGGAAAAGTATTGAAAAATTTTGAGGTAGATGTAAATAAAATGCCCATGAGAGGTGAAAATAGAATGACTAGCTTTGTGTTTGAAGACAATCAATCTTTTGGAAGAAAGACTTCAGCAAAAGAACATGCTGCAGATCAAAGTTTAAGACTATACAATTATGAATCAAGTTCAGGAGATTGTAGTGAAACTAGTGGTGACGAAAATATCAAATTTGCTGCTTTTTCCCAGTCCCCACAAATATCAGATAATGAGGAATGGACTAGCAGGACTTCAGTAATGGTTGGAAAGCTATGTGATTATTCAGGAAGTTCTGAAATTCACAAAGACAATAATGTCAGAAGAATAAGGAATGAATTACCATCATATGACATCGATGATTGTGAAATTCCTGTAAATGAAATGATGGAAAGTAAGAGAGAGAAGGTAGCAGTGAGTTCAGGGCAGTTTGATAGAGCAGAGCAGGAAGATGCAAATAGACCAAGAATGTTGTGCCGACCTAGGTCACCTTACTCAGTACATCCACCTCCCTACAGAGGTGGAGCTTATCGTCCACGGTTAAGGCCTTTCTCACATATGGAACAATGGCCCATGGATCCAAGGATTCTTTCTATGCCCCCACCACCTCCTCCACTACAGTGGCCTCCCCCATCAACAGTTTACCAGATGTTCGGTCGTGGATTTGCATATGGACCAAACACACCCTGGGAATCCCCACCAGGACCAGTTTACAATGAACCTCCAACAGACTACAGAATGTATGAGGAAGAAAATGCGAAAGCTTATGCAAGGTTTCCCCAACCTGCTCCATATTGCCATTCAACAGACAGAGATGGATCTACAGTTCCAACAAATCACAGTCCtattgatgaaaaaaataaaccTAGTGCAACTCCCAAGGCAAGAAGTTCCATAAAAATTGTTGACTATGGCTCGAGTGACGACAGCTCATCTGAAATAGAACCTTttgatgtaaacattttatgtaaaacagaagAGGAAATCAATTCAAAATATGGCAACCAGTTGAAGCACACtccaaagaaactgaaaaaggaTAGAGATGATGACAGTTCATCTATAGATTCTGCAGATAACAATCAGAAGGAAAGTAGGACTAAGCTGTATGGAAAATCCACAGCTGCTGTTAAACTAAGTAGAGGACATACTAAAACACTGAAACAAAAGTCACTGAAGTCTTTCTCCTCAAATGAAAGGCAGCCCCCAAAGAAAATGTTACATGATCATACTAAGAAAAGAACTTTATCTGGAATTATAGCAGAAACAGCAGGCAAGGCATTGAAGTCAGAGGGAAGATTAGATAGTGATCAGGTAGATGCCATAGCTCAGGAGTTTCCTGCCCTTGGTTCAGAACAAGAAAAGCAATTACCTCCCTTTCCACCATTGCCACCTGTTGGAAATAGCCCGTTCTGGATGTATACACCAAGAAGTCGCCCTGCTTTGAAtggtaaaaatgaagaaaatgaatataataattcaaaatctGTAAGCTCTTCTGCTGTTCAACCACATAGAAAGAGGCTGCCAGAAAGTCCAACAAGTAGATACTTATTCTCCCCGGGTCAGGCTTCGGGATTTTATTCACCATCAGAGACAGATAGCGAGGCAACATCCATCCGTAGTGACtggaaaacaaattttaaactgTTTCACAATTTCGGTGTGGAGTATATTGATACACATTGTCATCTGGACTTCCTGTTCTCTAGAGAAGGTTTCAAGGGAAGCTTCAAGGCATACATGGATAAACATTTGGAAACATTTCCAGACATGTTTAAAGGCTGTGTGGCAGTTTTCTGTAACCCTAATACCTTCACACCAAGTG GTGGGTTATGGTTAGACGTTGCCAAGGAACCCAATGTTTGGATAGCTATGGGATGTCATCCAAAAATGGCTACAGACTTCACAGCTGCAGCTGAGTTAGGGTTGAAGAAATGTCTACGTCACAGCAAGTGTATAGCCCTGGGAGAAATAGGACTAGATTACTCTGGAAC GTTTTATCAGCATGCGGAGGTACAGAAACAAGTGTTCCGTCGACAGCTAAAGATGGCTTTAGATCTAGAGAAGGTTCTTGTTATACATTGTAGACAGGCAGAAAGTGACTGTCTCGAAATTATGAAAGAG ATGGTACCAAGAAATTGGAAAATACACTGTCACTGTTTCACCAATGAGTACAAGAATGCCAAACTGTGGATAGATGCATTCCCAAACTTGTTCATTGGAGTTACTCCCCTTGTCACATACAGAACAGCCAAGCCAACTCATGATCTGGCTCGTAACATTCCTATCAACAAACTGTTGCTCGAGACAGATGCTCCATACTTCGTACCAAGATGT ATACCAAAAGAGGACCTTCCATTGTCAAACCCTGGATTGGCAGTAACGGTAGCAAAGGAGATAGCTCAGTACCAGGAACTTACTGTGGCAGCAGTGCTAAGACAGTGCCGGCTGAACACAAAGTTCATGTATGGTATATAG